A part of Terriglobus roseus genomic DNA contains:
- a CDS encoding response regulator transcription factor — protein sequence MNILVIEDDTRIAALVERALREEGHRVTICYDGRNGVDTLVNGVFDVALLDILLPGIDGFSVLERARNKQCKTPVLVLTAVDAVPKVLRAFDLGADDYLVKPFILEILLARVTALARRTIRNEPPILNVGDVTLDRSRRIAMRDGREISLTRKQFALLETLMRRKGLITSREQLIEAGWGDIADVKENTLDVYIHGLRTKLQRPTDADSTLIRTVHGIGYIFEAIPVEGLPH from the coding sequence ATGAACATTCTCGTCATCGAAGACGACACACGGATCGCAGCGCTAGTGGAACGCGCACTACGCGAAGAAGGCCATCGCGTGACAATCTGCTATGACGGACGCAACGGCGTAGACACACTCGTCAATGGAGTCTTCGATGTCGCGCTACTCGATATTCTTCTGCCCGGCATTGATGGCTTTAGCGTGCTGGAACGCGCCCGGAATAAACAATGCAAGACGCCCGTTCTGGTACTTACTGCGGTAGATGCTGTCCCCAAAGTGCTGCGTGCTTTTGACCTTGGGGCCGATGATTATCTGGTCAAGCCGTTCATCCTAGAAATTCTTTTAGCTCGCGTTACAGCGCTTGCACGGCGAACCATTCGCAACGAACCTCCGATCCTGAATGTTGGCGATGTCACATTGGATCGCAGTCGTCGAATTGCCATGCGTGACGGCAGGGAAATCTCACTCACACGAAAGCAGTTTGCGTTGCTGGAAACACTGATGCGACGGAAAGGCTTGATTACATCACGTGAACAGCTTATTGAGGCCGGTTGGGGAGACATCGCTGACGTGAAGGAAAACACGTTGGACGTGTACATTCACGGCCTGCGCACAAAGCTGCAGCGCCCTACAGATGCCGATTCGACACTCATTCGAACCGTTCACGGGATCGGATACATCTTTGAGGCAATCCCCGTTGAAGGCCTTCCCCATTGA
- a CDS encoding ATP-binding protein — protein MIGSISVRARLALLYTAVAFTGLVLFGALTYGILYYAAVQGKETHLIGREDRLKALLHTRSGTDEQELLRSFTAATHEGNLIFIRNSDGTWLFPTNHAPDWKLSTAQSCIDRTYSSVTLNGEQALVLCHIFTLNGRSVLLYIGGAMDEEFFILRKYRNALFLLLPVLMMLSVVSGYFLSRHALKPVDRMTSAALEIGIGNLSKRLPVPEGRDEIQRLAIAWNQLLSRLEAAVSRLSRFSADASHDIRTSITVMLATAQLSLNRPRTDEEYRRDLEGIVVECRTATTLLDALLTLSQSDNFIHEAQFKRLDLCDLVVSSCRRLEDLAESSGIVLDWYLPDTPVVVEGDEVLLQRLLGILLDNAIRYTPQDGEIRAEVLLTDNKPSVIVRDTGVGMTESVRRRVFDRYYQADLRERKSRAGNGLGLSIGLWIADAHGAELTVESEPQRGSTFFIRFPVQPVEII, from the coding sequence TTGATTGGCAGCATCTCTGTTCGTGCGCGCCTTGCGCTGCTCTATACCGCTGTTGCCTTCACGGGCCTGGTGCTTTTTGGAGCTCTGACCTACGGCATCCTTTACTATGCTGCAGTCCAAGGAAAAGAAACCCACCTCATAGGTCGCGAAGATCGTCTCAAAGCTCTGCTACATACCCGAAGTGGCACTGATGAGCAGGAACTACTTCGGAGCTTCACCGCCGCCACGCATGAGGGCAACCTGATCTTTATCCGGAATTCGGATGGGACATGGCTCTTCCCCACAAATCACGCGCCGGACTGGAAGCTTTCAACGGCGCAGTCTTGTATTGATCGTACGTACAGTTCTGTAACCCTGAACGGCGAACAGGCTCTTGTCCTGTGTCACATCTTCACGCTCAACGGTCGCTCGGTATTGCTCTACATCGGCGGAGCCATGGATGAAGAATTCTTCATTCTGCGCAAATATCGCAATGCATTGTTCCTTCTCCTCCCGGTGCTCATGATGCTCTCTGTCGTGAGCGGCTATTTTCTCAGCCGCCATGCGCTCAAACCGGTGGATCGAATGACCAGCGCAGCGCTTGAGATTGGCATCGGAAACCTATCGAAACGTCTCCCTGTCCCCGAAGGGCGCGATGAAATCCAGAGACTCGCCATTGCTTGGAACCAGTTGCTGTCTCGCCTCGAGGCGGCGGTATCGCGTCTCAGTCGGTTCTCAGCCGATGCATCCCATGACATTCGTACATCCATCACGGTGATGCTTGCCACTGCCCAACTCTCATTGAACCGGCCTCGGACGGACGAGGAATATCGCCGAGATCTTGAGGGGATCGTCGTGGAATGCCGTACCGCAACCACGCTACTTGACGCACTTCTCACGCTGTCGCAGAGTGACAATTTCATTCACGAGGCGCAGTTCAAACGTCTTGATCTCTGCGATCTCGTAGTGAGTAGTTGTCGACGCCTTGAGGATCTCGCGGAATCCAGCGGTATTGTGCTTGATTGGTATCTTCCCGATACGCCCGTCGTGGTCGAAGGCGACGAAGTACTGTTACAGCGGTTACTCGGCATCTTGCTGGACAATGCCATCCGCTACACGCCACAGGATGGTGAAATCCGAGCTGAAGTATTACTCACCGATAACAAACCATCCGTAATCGTGCGCGATACCGGAGTCGGGATGACCGAGTCTGTACGACGTCGTGTGTTTGATCGCTACTATCAGGCGGACCTACGTGAAAGAAAATCACGCGCAGGCAACGGTCTAGGCTTGTCGATTGGACTTTGGATTGCCGATGCGCACGGCGCCGAACTGACAGTGGAAAGCGAACCACAGCGCGGCTCTACGTTTTTCATCCGCTTCCCAGTTCAACCGGTAGAAATCATCTGA